One genomic segment of Methanothermobacter wolfeii includes these proteins:
- a CDS encoding exodeoxyribonuclease VII large subunit, with protein sequence MDDRKLMILSLIMGLAGFTGMIISAGTVMPSKVKVSMIDRGMMDREVTLDGILLEVRRSENSETFFLKISDGTGTINAVIFESAANEIRKNGLNLSILVGNRVRITGRVTYYRGAPEIVIDEPSGIKVLQNPA encoded by the coding sequence ATGGATGACCGGAAGCTCATGATACTATCACTCATCATGGGACTTGCAGGTTTCACAGGGATGATAATCTCTGCAGGGACGGTGATGCCATCTAAGGTTAAGGTATCCATGATAGACCGTGGCATGATGGACAGGGAGGTTACTCTGGATGGGATTCTCCTTGAGGTCAGGAGATCAGAGAACTCGGAAACATTTTTTTTAAAGATAAGCGATGGAACCGGGACCATAAACGCGGTTATATTTGAGTCAGCAGCAAATGAGATCAGAAAAAATGGTCTGAACCTCTCCATACTTGTGGGAAACAGGGTGAGGATTACGGGTAGGGTGACATATTACCGGGGGGCTCCTGAAATAGTGATTGATGAACCTTCAGGGATAAAGGTTCTGCAGAATCCTGCATGA